The proteins below come from a single Salvelinus fontinalis isolate EN_2023a chromosome 1, ASM2944872v1, whole genome shotgun sequence genomic window:
- the LOC129859669 gene encoding MARVEL domain-containing protein 1-like, whose product MPPQPEVNKHFWDFLKSFLGIIRILQILFGAGLWVTIAANKYEGAIHFVLFVAVLFWLLTLTAFFITLLDKQDLVPVLGGDRWLLSNLVHDIAAAVLYLPAIGVMIYKTRRYEYCNLEQYKHHCLYKVYLAAAVFACLGAVVYLVSSVYVGCRKCRGEQTVV is encoded by the coding sequence ATGCCCCCCCAGCCGGAGGTGAACAAACATTTCTGGGACTTCCTAAAGAGTTTTCTCGGCATCATCCGAATCCTCCAAATCCTTTTCGGAGCAGGACTATGGGTCACAATCGCCGCCAACAAATACGAAGGCGCCATCCACTTCGTCCTGTTCGTGGCCGTGCTCTTCTGGCTTCTCACCCTCACCGCGTTTTTTATCACTCTCCTGGACAAGCAGGACCTTGTCCCCGTCTTGGGAGGGGACCGGTGGTTGCTTAGCAACCTGGTTCATGACATCGCTGCTGCGGTGTTGTATCTACCGGCGATCGGCGTCATGATCTACAAGACAAGGCGGTACGAGTACTGCAACCTGGAGCAATATAAACACCACTGCCTGTATAAAGTCTATCTGGCTGCTGCGGTGTTCGCATGTCTGGGCGCTGTTGTGTATCTTGTCTCGTCAGTGTATGTTGGCTGTAGGAAGTGCCGGGGTGAGCAGACGGTGGTttga